The Platichthys flesus chromosome 18, fPlaFle2.1, whole genome shotgun sequence genome includes a window with the following:
- the drc1 gene encoding dynein regulatory complex protein 1 — protein MISMQRDLTAAVTNIQTAADARESTRRKELQEARKRRLELLENDARSSQNKAEEIFAALLSTREKVIPQELQEALNSQQNICTLVLEDKEKLINDLQKDLKVSDDRFVKDLRRMAEELDLMKERMEDQIKTLTEAYREEMSGVERFCLQEIEVLVTKDKSEWDKHMKALWDQELERLEQRKEKVVEYEAKIHHLMLDNMDKESIIKIEQDANFQALDVENQKMKASTMIMNLQQIKQKNNVDVHNFNLSQMYERISSLQVEIKKLVTKFSNQAKYLRDTSHHLKKDYKRILEQHERVQKKIKHFAVADAGRFKEMWRMVEAEVTLLVEKALAIDSEICVKHLGLAWDRPVLPFRELPGTIRPKKQTNTDLHTQLAQTEQALQCSGGAEDTSDRASSEAESTASDKEGRDAGLEEETLVAVSHLLCDATGLVQESLLMLLSPLEEDVQMAMKLGSSLYALGLDDKDFPKLAHFLLKYRQEQSEDVSGELSASSDQEEALIINPNQVLIALKCFLQQHKGSREDSDQSQSSVLQTEPRDSSADRVYWESLSNIITEDKVRLWEAAEESLQQHLGVLTEISELDTEKESLEQENTELRLLLQQSLSS, from the exons ATGATCAGCATGCAGAGAGAtttaacagcagcagtgacCAACAtccaaactgctgctgatgcCAGAGAGTCAACGAGAAGGAAGGAGCTGCAAGAAGCTCGCAAAAGGAG actggagttgctgGAAAATGATGCGAGGTCCAGTCAGAATAAAGCTGAGGAGATTTTTGCAGCGTTGTTGTCAACGAGGGAGAAGGTGATCccacaggagctgcaggaagcgCTGAACAGCCAGCAGAATATATGCACTCTTGTATTAGAAGACAAGGAGAAACTCATAAACGACCTGCAAAAG GATCTGAAGGTTTCAGACGATCGCTTTGTGAAGGACTTGAGGAGGATGGCAGAGGAGCTGGACCTGAtgaaggagaggatggaggaccAGATCAAAACCCTGACCGAAGCCTACAGGGAGGAGATGTCCGGGGTTGAG AGATTTTGTCTGCAGGAAATTGAAGTTTTAGTCACAAAAGACAAGTCTGAGTGGGACAAACATATGAAGGCACTCTGGGACCAAGAG CTTGAGAGGTTGGAGCAAAGAAAGGAGAAAGTGGTGGAGTATGAAGCCAAAATTCACCATCTGATGTTGGACAACATGGACAAGGAGAGCATCATCAAGATAGAGCAGGATGCTAATTTTCAG GCTCTGGATGTAGAGAATCAGAAGATGAAGGCCTCCACCATGATCATGAATCTCcaacaaataaagcaaaaaaacaacgtAGATGTACACAATTTCAACCTGAGCCAGATGTATGAAAGGATCAGCAG tctgcAGGTGGAGATAAAAAAACTCGTCACCAAGTTCTCGAATCAGGCGAAGTACTTACGTGACACGAGCCATCATTTGAAAAAAGACTACAAGCGCATCCTGGAGCAGCACGAACGAGTGCAGAAGAAAATCAA acactttgCAGTCGCTGATGCCGGGAGGTTTAAGGAGATGTGGCGCATGGTTGAAGCAGAGGTGACCCTACTAGTGGAAAAGGCTTTGGCCATCGACTCGGAGATCTGTGTGAAGCATCTGGGCCTAGCCTGGGATCGACCTGTGTTGCCCTTCAGAGAGCTCCCCGGTACCATCCGGCCtaagaaacaaaccaacacagaccTGCACACCCAGCTGGCTCAAACCGAGCAGGCCTTACAGTGCAGCGGGGGGGCGGAGGACACGTCAGACAGGGCGAGCTCGGAGGCTGAGAGCACGGCCTCGGACAAGGAAGGGAGAGATGCAGGGTTGGAAGAGGAGACGCTGGTGGCAGTGAGCCACCTGCTGTGTGATGCAACG GGTCTGGTTCAGGAGAGTCTCCTGATGCTGCTGAGTCCCCTGGAGGAGGACGTACAGATGGCTATGAAGCTGGGCTCCTCCCTCTAT gcCTTGGGCCTCGATGATAAGGATTTTCCCAAGTTGGCTCATTTCCTCTTAAAGTACAGACAGGAGCAGAGCGAG GATGTTAGTGGTGAGCTGAGTGCATCCAGTGACCAGGAGGAGGCGCTCATCATCAATCCTAACCAAGTCCTGATTGCTCTTAAATGTtttctccagcagcacaaggGGTCcag GGAGGACTCAGACCAATCACAGTCCAGTGTTCTGCAAACAGAACCCAGGGACAGTTCAGCGGACAGAGTTTACTGGGAAAGTTTGAGCAACATCATCACTGAGGATAAAGTCAGACTCTGGGAGGCGGCAGAGGAGTCGCTTCAGCAGCACCt GGGGGTCCTCACAGAGATTTCTGAGCTTGACACGGAGAAAGAGAGTCTGGAGCAGGAGAACACggagctgcggctgctgctgcaacaatCCCTCAGCTCATga
- the otofa gene encoding otoferlin isoform X1, whose protein sequence is MMALMVHLRTVDHLRGKGDRVAKVTFRGLPFYSRVAENCEEVAHFNETFRWPIASKLDGNEMLEIQVYNYSKVFSNRLVGTFCMVLQKVAVEGHLELTDTLIDDNNTSIKTSVTIEIRYQSMDGTVGMWSDGEFLDVPDDREGMFTFETDSLLSGRSHGSGTSPGRTLQGSIPTFRKAGKGVFSAMKLGKMKSSKDDHKRGDEPAVLEMDDLDRKAIRLAGTLDPDTISLASVTAVTTNVSNKRSKPDIKMEPGSGRPVDYQISITVIEARQLIGLNMDPVVCVEIGDDKKYTSMKESTNCPYYNEYFVFDFHVPPDVMFDKIIKLSVIHSKNLLRSGTLVGTFKMDVGTVYFQPEHQFYHKWAILSDPDDITAGCKGYVKCDIAVVGKGDNIKTPHKANETDEDDVEGNLLLPEGIPAERQWARFYVKIYRAEGLPKMNTNIMANVKKAFIGENRDLVDPYVQVQFAGQKGKTSVQKSSYEPIWNEQVVFTELFPPLCKRLKVQIRDSDKVNDVAIGTHFIDLRKISNDGDKGFLPTMGPAWVNMYGSTRQYTLMDEHQDLNEGLGEGVSFRARLLLSIAVEILDTTSPEILSSTEVQVETVSNISESATGKIEEFFLFGSFLEATMIDRKIGDKTIRFEITIGNYGNQIDGVSKPSSAKKKKKKDAENEEEESDLIHNSSEDEADEDGDMVSVSSTPLMRPVITDRNYFHLPYFEKKPCVYIKSWWQDQRRRLYNSNMMDKIADKLEEGLNDVQEVIKTEKAFPERRLRGVLEELSVGCSRFVILANKDVNQAGRTKLDRERLKSCMREMDSMGQQAKQIRTQVKKNTVRDKLKLAQNFLQKLRFLADEPQHSTPDVFVWMMCNNKRIAYARIPSKDILYSMVDEETGKDCGKVKAVFLKLPGKKGFGPAGWTVQAKLELYLWLGLNKQRKDFLSGLPNGFEEIQAANMGPGLQPVPPVSLVYNMKQVFQLRAHMYQARSLFAADSSGLSDPFARVFFSTHSQVTEVLSETLCPTWDQLLVFDDVELFGEASELRDDPPIIVIEIFDQDTVGKAEFIGRTFAKPTIKMCDEYYGPPRFPPQLEYYQVYRGNCTAGELLAAFELLQIPFDSEEIRRALIAVHNFAVPQIKIGRGGRADLPPLEGPTDSEHGPILPVPLGIRPILSRYRIEVLFWGLRDLKRINLAQVDRPRVDIECAGRGVQSALIQNYKKNPNFSTLVKWFEVDLPENELLHPPLNIRVVDCRAFGRYILVGSHAVSSLRRFIYSAPDKSSNNWATAAKLMNGYMVLANGGSTPRSSPSVSSRTFSRPAGDLMVNMDGEPLGRNTVVKLDAMSDAVVKVDMAEEEIDKDKKKKKKKKKGGVEEEEETDESVLDWWSKYFASIETLKETLRAQEAAQAEAEEREDLEIAAEGAEIKPDDPLLKGSKTKEKSKDKRSSKDKKRSQAADGAEKRPVKARVDELMVYNKELESEYGNFEDWLHTFNLYRGKAGDDDEQALDDDRIVGRFKGSLCMYKLPLSEEITREAGYDPNMGMFQSIPHNDPINVLVRVYVVRATDLHPADINGKADPYVAIKLGKSEVKDKENYISKQLNPVFGKSFDIEATFPMESMLTVSVYDWDLVGTDDLIGETRIDLENRFYSKYRATCGISSNFSLHGYNVWRDPLKPSQILAKLCKDGKIDGPHYGPGGKVKVASRIFTGPTEIENENGLKKQTEEHLALTVLNHWEEIPRVGCKLVPEHVETRPLLNPDKPGIEQGRIEMWVDMFPMDMPAPGPAIDIAPRKPKRYELRVIIWNTDEVILEDDDYFTGEKSSDIFVRGWLKGQQEDKQDTDVHYHSLTGEGNFNWRFVYPFDYLMAEEKIVISKKESMFSWDETEYKIPPRLTLQVWDADHFSADDFLGAIELDLNRFPRGAKTAKQCSLDMIRNEQELPTISIFKQKRVKGWWPFVARDENDEMELTGKVEAELHLVTAEEAEKSPVGLGRNEPDPLEKPNRPDTSLMWFLTPLKSIRYFLWHNYRWLILKALGLMLLLLMLALFLYSVPGYLVKKMLGA, encoded by the exons ATGAGCCGGCAGTCCTGGAAATGGACGACCTGGACAGAAAGGCGATCCGTCTTGCTGGAACATTGGACCCAGACACCATCTCCCTGGCCTCTGTCACCGCCGTCACCACCAACGTCTCAAATAAGAG GTCAAAGCCAGATATAAAGATGGAACCGGGCTCTGGACGACCAGTGGattatcag ATCAGCATCACTGTGATCGAGGCCCGGCAGCTGATAGGCCTCAACATGGaccctgtggtgtgtgtggagaTCGGAGACGACAAGAAGTACACATCCATGAAGGAGTCCACCAACTGCCCATACTACAATGAG TATTTTGTCTTTGACTTCCACGTCCCTCCCGATGTCATGTTCGACAAGATCATCAAGCTCTCA GTGATTCACTCCAAAAACCTCCTCCGGAGTGGGACCTTGGTGGGCACATTTAAGATGGATGTTGGGACTGTTTACTTCCAGCCTG AACACCAGTTCTACCACAAGTGGGCCATCCTGTCtgaccctgatgacatcacagctggaTGTAAAGGATATGTAAAGTGTGACATCGCCGTGGTGGGAAAGGGCGACAACATCAAGACCCCACACAAGGCCAACGAGACCGATGAAGACGACGTAGAGGG AAACCTCCTGCTCCCAGAGGGCATCCCAGCGGAGAGGCAGTGGGCGAGGTTCTATGTGAAGATCTACCGTGCAGAGGGGCTCCCGAAAATGAACACCAACATAATGGCGAATGTGAAAAAGGCTTTCATCGGAGAGAACAGAGATCTGGTGGACCCCTACGTTCAAGTGCAGTTCGCTGGGCAGAAA GGGAAGACGTCTGTCCAGAAGAGCAGCTATGAACCGATCTGGAATGAGCAGGTGGTCTTCACTGAGCTCTTCCCTCCGCTCTGCAAACGCCTGAAGGTCCAGATCCGAGACTCGGATAAGGTCAACGACGTTGCCATAGGAACTCATTTTATTGACCTGCGCAAGATATCGAATGATGGCGATAAAG GGTTCCTGCCCACCATGGGCCCGGCCTGGGTCAACATGTACGGCTCCACCCGTCAGTACACTCTGATGGACGAGCACCAGGACCTGAATGAGGGACTTGGAGAAGGGGTTTCCTTTAGAGCCCGTCTTCTGCTCTCCATCGCAGTGGAGATCCTGGACACCACTTCCCCTGAGATCCTCAGCTCCACTGAGGTTCAGGTGGAGACTGTGTCCAACATCTCAGAG AGCGCCACAGGGAAAATAGAGGAGTTCTTCCTCTTCGGTTCCTTCCTGGAAGCCACCATGATCGACAGGAAGATTGGTGACAAGACGATACGTTTTGAAATTACCATAG GTAACTATGGCAACCAGATAGATGGTGTAAGCAAGCCCTCGTcagcgaagaagaagaagaagaaagatgcGGAGaacgaagaggaggagagtgatcTCATTCACAACTCTAGCGAGGACGAGGCGGACGAAGACGGAGACATGGTCTCAGTGTCCTCCACTCCACTCATGAGGCCCGTCATtacagacag AAATTACTTTCATCTTCCCTACTTTGAAAAGAAGCCGTGTGTCTACATCAAGAGCTGGTGGCAGGACCAACGGAGACGACTCTACAACTCCAACATGATGGACAAGATCGCTGACAAGCTG GAGGAGGGTTTGAATGATGTTCAGGAGGTCATTAAGACGGAGAAGGCCTTTCCAGAGCGCAGGCTCAGGGGCGTGCTGGAGGAGCTCAGCGTTGGCTGCAG TCGCTTTGTGATTCTGGCTAACAAGGACGTGAACCAGGCAGGCAGAACCAAACTGGATCGAGAACGGCTCAAGTCCTGCATGAGGGAAATG gacagcATGGGTCAACAGGCCAAGCAGATTCGGACTCAGGTGAAGAAGAACACGGTCAGAGACAAACTCAAGCTGGCGCAGAACTTCCTGCAGAAGCTCCGTTTCCTCGCTGATGAG cctcagcaCAGCACACCAGATGTTTTCGTCTGGATGATGTGTAACAACAAGCGCATCGCTTACGCCCGGATTCCCTCCAAAGACATCCTGTACTCCATGGTGGATGAGGAAACTGGTAAAGACTGTGGTAAAGTCAAAGCCGTCTTCCTCAAG CTGCCTGGTAAGAAGGGCTTTGGTCCTGCAGGCTGGACCGTTCAAGCTAAGCTGGAGTTGTATCTATGGCTGGGCCTCAACAAGCAGAGGAAGGACTTCCTCAGCGGTTTGCCCAACGGGTTCGAAGAGATTCAAGCTGCCAATATGGGCCCCGGTCTTCAGCCTGTCCCTCCTGTCAGCCTCGTCTACAACA TGAAGCAGGTGTTCCAGCTGCGAGCACACATGTACCAGGCCCGCAGTCTGTTTGCCGCTGACAGCAGTGGCCTTTCAGATCCCTTCGCTCGGGTCTTCTTCTCCACACACAGCCAGGTCACCGAG GTCCTGAGTGAGACCCTTTGTCCCACGTGGGATCAGCTGCTGGTGTTCGACGATGTGGAGTTGTTCGGGGAGGCCAGCGAGCTGAGAGACGACCCTCCGATCATTGTGATCGAGATCTTTGACCAGGACACTGTG GGCAAGGCAGAGTTCATAGGTCGGACGTTTGCGAAGCCCACCATCAAGATGTGTGACGAGTACTACGGCCCGCCGAGGTTCCCGCCGCAGCTGGAGTACTACCAGGTTTACAGAGGGAACTGCACCGCGGGGGAGCTGCTGGCTGCCTTCGAACTGCTGCAG ATTCCTTTCGATTCGGAGGAGATCAGGCGAGCTCTCATCGCTGTCCATAACTTTGCTGTGCCTCAAATAAAG ATTGGTCGAGGAGGCAGAGCTGACCTCCCTCCCCTTGAGGGCCCAACAGACTCAGAGCATGGGCCCATTCTTCCTGTGCCATTGGGCATCAGACCCATCTTGAGCCGCTACCGCATTGAA GTTTTGTTCTGGGGGTTAAGGGACCTTAAGAGGATTAACTTGGCTCAGGTGGATCGGCCTCGTGTGGATATAGAATGTGCAGGTAGAGGTGTTCAATCTGCCCTGATCCAGAACTACAAGAAAAACCCCAACTTCAGCACTTTGGTCAAATGGTTTGAGGTG GACCTTCCGGAGAATGAGCTCCTGCACCCCCCTCTCAACATCCGGGTGGTGGACTGTCGAGCGTTTGGCCGGTACATCCTGGTGGGCTCGCACGCTGTCAGCAGCCTGAGACGCTTCATCTACAGCGCCCCGGACAAGAGCTCCAACAACTGGGCCACTGCAG CTAAGCTAATGAACGGCTACATGGTCCTTGCAAATGGCGGCTCGACGCCTCGCTCCTCACCCAGCGTTTCCTCCCGCACCTTCTCTCGCCCCGCAGGTGACTTGATGGTCAACATGGACGGGGAACCTCTGGGCAGAAACACAGTCGTCAAGTTGGACGCC ATGTCTGATGCTGTCGTAAAAGTTGACATG gctgaggaggagatcgacaaagacaagaagaagaagaagaagaaaaagaagggaggagtcgaggaagaggaagagacggaTGAGAGCGTGCTGGACTGGTGGTCCAAATATTTTGCCTCGATAGAGACGCTGAAGGAG ACCCTCAGAGCTCAGGAGGCGGCTCaggcggaggcggaggagagagaggacctGGAGATAGCAGCAGAGGGGGCAG AAATCAAACCCGATGACCCTCTTCTGAAAGGCTCCAAGACAAAAGAGAAGagcaaagacaagaggagcTCCAAGGACAAGAAGAGGAGTCAGGCCGCGGACGGGGCCGAGAAACGACCAGTCAAAGCGAGAGTTGACGAGTTGATG GTTTAcaacaaggagctggagagcgagTACGGCAACTTTGAAGACTGGCTTCACACCTTCAACCTGTACAGAGGTAAAGCAGGGGACGACGACGAGCAAGCTCTGGACGACGACAGGATTGTGGGCAGATTCAAG GGATCCCTGTGTATGTACAAGCTGCCTCTGTCGGAGGAGATCACCAGAGAGGCAGGGTATGATCCTAACATGGGAATGTTCCAGAGCATTCCACATAACGATCCAATCAACGTGCTCGTCCGCGTCTACGTGGTCAGG gcTACAGATCTTCATCCTGCTGATATCAATGGGAAGGCTGATCCGTACGTTGCCATCAAACTGGGCAAGTCAGAGGTCAAAGACAAAGAGAACTACATCTCCAAACAGCTCAACCCTGTGTTCGGCAA ATCATTTGACATCGAGGCCACCTTCCCCATGGAGTCCATGCTGACGGTGTCTGTGTACGACTGGGACCTGGTCGGCACTGACGACCTGATCGGAGAGACGAGAATCGACCTGGAGAATCGTTTCTACAGCAAATACAGAGCCACCTGCGGCATTTCATCCAACTTCTCTCT GCACGGATACAACGTGTGGCGGGACCCTCTGAAGCCCAGTCAGATCCTGGCCAAGCTCTGTAAGGACGGTAAGATCGATGGACCTCATTACGGACCTGGAGGCAAAGTCAAGGTCGCGAGCCGAATATTCACGGGACCAACGGAGATAGAAAATGAGAATG GTTTGAAGAAGCAGACCGAGGAGCATTTGGCCCTGACAGTGCTGAACCACTGGGAGGAGATCCCGAGGGTGGGCTGCAAACTCGTCCCCGAGCACGTGGAGACCAGACCCCTGCTGAACCCGGACAAGCCCGGCATCGAACAG GGCCGTATTGAGATGTGGGTCGATATGTTTCCTATGGACATGCCGGCTCCTGGACCTGCGATTGACATCGCGCCACGGAAACCAAAGAG ATATGAGCTCAGGGTGATTATTTGGAATACAGACGAAGTAATACTGGAGGACGATGATTACTTCACTGGGGAAAAGTCCAGTGACATATTTGTCCGGGG GTGGCTGAAGGGGCAGCAGGAGGACAAGCAGGACACAGACGTCCACTATCACTCGCTGACCGGCGAGGGCAACTTCAACTGGCGCTTCGTCTACCCCTTCGATTACCTCATGGCCGAGGAGAAGATCGTCATCTCCAAGAAGGAGTCCATGTTCTCCTGGGACGAGACCGAATACAAGATCCCTCCTCGCCTCACGCTGCAGGTGTGGGACGCCGACCACTTCTCTGCAGACGACTTCCTGG GTGCCATTGAGCTGGACCTGAACCGGTTCCCCCGCGGCGCCAAGACGGCCAAGCAGTGCTCGCTGGACATGATCCGAAATGAGCAGGAGCTTCCCACCATCTCCATCTTCAAACAGAAGAGAGTTAAAGGCTGGTGGCCGTTCGTGGCCCGTGATGAGAACGATGAGATGGAGCTGACG GGGAAAGTTGAGGCCGAGCTTCACCTGGTGACGGCGGAAGAAGCAGAGAAGAGTCCTGTGGGACTCGGCCGAAATGAACCGGATCCACTGGAGAAACCAAA CCGCCCGGACACCAGTCTAATGTGGTTTCTGACTCCCCTGAAGTCCATTCGTTACTTCCTCTGGCACAACTACCGCTGGCTGATCCTCAAGGCCCTGgggctgatgctgctgctgctcatgctgGCCCTCTTCCTCTACTCTGTCCCTGGCTACCTGGTGAAGAAGATGCTGGGGGCCTGA